From the genome of Gorilla gorilla gorilla isolate KB3781 chromosome 4, NHGRI_mGorGor1-v2.1_pri, whole genome shotgun sequence:
CACTGCGGAAGAAGAACCTGCAGCCAGGCAGGCCTGTGAGCTGCTGCAGGCGCAGCGTTCCAGCACAGCACCCAGGGCCCAGCAGAGAAAGGCCAGGCCTGCGCCAGGGGGTCCCCCCAGGCAGCTGTCAGGCTGTGCAAAGAGACCAGGGCCTTCCTCTGGGAGGATGGTGACAGGAAACATCCCTGAGCTCCTAGGGGCTGCCTGACTTAGTCCTCACAAGGTAGCTACCATTACGAGGCCcacttcagatgaggaaactgaagaatgTGAGGATAATTTGCTGGTGAAGCCTACACCCTGGTGGCCACCCAGCCCCGCCCCCATCGCAGACCCACGGTGCTGGCACTGACCGCTCCAGTCTTAGAGGTTGGAAGAAGCGGAAGCGGATGAAGTCCCCCGCGGCAGGGGTGAAGGCCCAGAAGAAGTCCTCGCGCAGGTAGGCTTTCTCCAGGGTGAAGTGCTGGTATGTCTTCAGGCTCGTGCTCACCTCTGCTGGCGGGTTCACATGCTCCTTCCGCAGCGCCTGCTTTCCAAAGTCTTTGTCCTGCAGCAGAGGAGGGACAGCAGTGATGGCGTGGGCCCCGACCTTGATCCCGGCCTAGGGAGAGCGTGCAGTGCAGCCCACCTTCAGTTTCTGGATCTTGCCAGCCAGCGAGGAGTGAGTGCCCACGTGCTGGAAGAGGGACGGTTTGAAGCGGATCCGCAGGTTGGCCTTCTGCCGGTCACAGTGCTTCTGTGGAGGGTGGGCAACACCCCAGGGCTCGGCTTAGCCCTCCTTCCTCAACACAGCCTCTCCTGGGGGCTACCAGGGCCCTCCCACAGCTGACAGTGCTCTATGTGATCAGATACAAGGACAGGGACACAGTTTGGGGTGGAGGCTGCCTGCCCCttggccctgcccctgccagtCCCGCCAGCTCTTGCTCACCGCATCCTTCTCGGGGTTGCAGACTTTCACCCACAGAATATGGTCCAGGAGCCAGTCGATGGGCTTGTCCCGGTAGAACATGAGGATGAACTCTACAATCAGGCTCAGGTCCAGCGACTTGAACATCTTACCTGGTGGGGAGGGGCCTGAGTGGGCAGTGCTGCTCTGCCTACTTCCTTTCTCCCTGCAGTGGCCCCCGAGAGTCCCACAGCAAACCCAGGGGCAGGCTTCAGGCAGGTGTGGGCATAACGGGGCAGGGGGGCAGACAGGTGATGAGGGCAGACATGTCTGATGCACAGGCAATGGGAACAGGCCAGGTGGGGCTGTAGCACGCACACCAGGCAGGGCCCAACCTGGGCAAAGGCTCACAGTGGACACAGTGTGGGACTGGGAGAGAGGATGGCAGAGGCAGGTGGGACTGAAAGGCACTGTCAGGTAAGGGGAGGGGCACACCAATGAAGCCCAGCTGGGAGAACTCCAGGATCATCCAGTCCTCTGAAGGCTGCTGCAGTGCAAAGTTCTTCATGGTGCTCAGGTAGTTGGGCTTGGCCACGATGTCATCCTCCAGCTGCGGGGTGAGCAGAGAGGGGCTGGGGCTCAGGAAGGGCACCCAGATGGACCAGACCCATCGCAGGGCAGGGCGccgcagggcagggcagggcagggcaacgCAAGGCTTGGGGCTGACCTGCACGTAGTAGATGCCTTTGGACTGCGCGTACATCATGAGGAAGCAGTAATCGAGGTTCTGTTTGGTCCTCCACCTGTGGGCCGGGGTGGGGCCTCAGGAGTTCAGACCCCTCCACCTCCATTGTGGCTCCGAAGAGAAGCCGCTGGGTGGGCAGCttctgtccccccacccccatgcaCGGGTCCTCCCATGGAGAATTCAGGGCACTGCAGGGAAACACCCTGGACTCAAACACCAGTAGATGGGTTCTCAGCACAGGTGGGCGGGTTGCTGAGGGTATGGGGGAGTAACTAGTACCTGACTCTCTCCTTGGGGTCCCCAAAAGACTCTCGGAGGCGGGAGAAGTCAGGGTAGAAGTGGGGGGAGGGTGAGATGACCTCCAGGAGCCCAGAATGGATCTCCGTGGGGAACCTGGGGGACGGGAAGGCCCAGTCCGTATGCAGCCTCCAGGGGCTGAGAGGGGCCGAGCCCACCAGACTGTGGCCCTTTCTTGAGGCTCACCCAGTGCcagccccccaccaccccctaCACCCAGCCAACTGAGGTAGCAGAGCTCCAGAGGGGCTGGGCCACTTCTGCacacccacccctcccccaccaggtCCCTGCCTCCCCACGAGATAGGAAAGGCACTATCTCATGGGGAGGCAGGAACCTGCCAGCACAACACCCCGCACAGAGCTCTCCCGCCACCAGCTCTCTGGGGTCGCCAGTACTCACAAGGCCTTGATGTTCTCTGTCACTGCCGAAGTGTACTGTGAGTCAGTCTGTGGGGAGACCAAGCACCCTCCCTTAGCCCTGCTGCTGCCCCAAAAGGCCTGGAAGGGCTTGGAGAAGGGGCACAGGCTTCAGATGCCCCCCACGTGGAGGGAGTGAGTGTGCTGTGCTGAGGGCGGAGTAAGGGGGCCCCCAGAGACAGCCCTTTCCCTTTGGGACTCGCATGGCCAAggactggggggtggggggggggcggtgGGTAGGGGTAGAGAGTGCCAGAAAGCCCTTTCTTTTCAACTTTCTATCTCGGAGCATTTGCGGATGAAACTAGCAACTGAACTTCCGACAGCTTTCTCCTCGGAATGGTTCCTGCTGTCAGTTCTGCACCGCGGGGGCTCCTCTGAATGTCCCCCAACCCCGCGTCCCGGCTCACTCGCCTCGGCGATCAGCACCACGATGACCGAGTCCTCCTTCTCCTGCGGGCTCAGCTCGGAGATGAGCGAGTGCAGAGTGTCAGTCAGGTACGAGTGCACCTCGCGCCGCACGCTCGGGATGCCCATCACCACCGACACTATGGGGGACGGAGGCCCGACGCTGGAAAGGGCGCGGGGGCCACCCGTCCCCCCACCCCGTGCTCCTCCCTGTCTGCGCCCATACCTCCGGTGCGGCCCTGGCCCACGCGCACCGCGGGCTGCAGACTGCTCTCCTTGGCCAGCAGGTGTGGCAGGTGATGGAAGACGGTGGGCAGGTGCAGCACGTGCCGGTGTGAGCCGTTCCACGGCTTCAATCGGGGGTCCTCTGGGTGGGTCGGGAAGGATCGGGACTGAGACCAGGGAACCTACAACCAGCCCGCCCCCGCCTTTTCCCCCTCCCGCCCCAGACCTCACCTGTTAGGCGGCCCCAGGTGCGATTGCCGTCTCCGTCTCGCAGCGCCTGCCTTTCTGACACAGCCCTCTTGATCTCATCCAGCACCAGGTTGAGCTCCTTGGAGCGCTTGAGGCTCTCCTGCTCAGCTGCGTGCAACCGATCGCGCAGCGCCAGGAACTCCCGCTGGTAAACGTCCACAACGTCGCCTGCAGGTGGTAGGCAAGCCGTCACGAGGGGGCAGTCTAGAGCCACCCTACGGGCCCCTCCAGTGTGCCAGCGCACACATCTGGGTGTCTACCTCTGCAATAGCTCATTTACATCTGTTCTTGTGCCTGCCACACGTGACATAGCTGGGGTCACTCTAAAATTACACTGACACTAATGCTCGTGGGGAGAAAAGCAGGGGAATTAGCCCTCTTCCAGTACTCTCCCCTACCGGGGGTTATTTTATCCTCTGAGGAGGCATCTGAAGTGGGAATACGATTTCCAGACCTAGGTAGGTGGATCCTAAGCAAGGGCTGGAACAGCCTCAGACCGAATCCGCTCCGTCCGTTGGCCTCCAAAGCCCACTCTAGCTTTTTGCAGCACACGCTCCTTCCAGGGGGTGGGCTACCCAAGGTCCTGGTGCTAGTTCTTCACTGTCCTTGTAGCGGTCGCTGGTTGCTCACCCTGCACTGGATTCTTAGCCTCACAATGGCCCCGGGGGGTGGCTGCTGCAGTTCCAGGAGCCCACCTCACTTCATTGCTCAGGTGAGCAAATGAGGTTGAGAAACCGGCCCTAGGGCTGCTCAAGGACAGTCAACAGCAGCGAGGGGACTAGCTCTGAACGCCCTGGTGCCTGTGTCTCTGGAGACCTGTGCTGAGCCTGGGGCACCCTGAGGGGTCCGCATGCCACCCCAGGGGACCCCTGTCAGAACCTACAGCTGGGCCCAGGCATGAGGGCTGTAGGTGGATGGGGCAGCACACAGGCGGGGCTGCCCGACAGTAGAGAGGCACCACCAGTCTGGCAGGGACCAGTGAGCAAGAATGAGATCAACAACCTCCTGGTGGCTCGGTGCCCACAGTCCACGCAGCAGGATGCTCCAGGCCTCTGCCAGGCGAGTCTCTGAAAACCTATGTGGCCTACAAGGCCTTCTGTTTCCAAGTCTCCAAGTTTAAGAAGCCTGACCGAACTCCCTCTACACTCAGGCAGCTCTTCCATTCCTTGATCCTTGGTGGCTTCACAGACCCCAGAGTTGCGTGGGATGGCCTCACCCCACCAGCAGCCCTGTGCATGATCAAGGTCATGATCAGGCAAAGTTCAGTCACCTCAGGGCACACCCCTTTCCGAAACGGGCAGGAGGTCGAAGTGCCAAGTGACCAGGGAAGAGGAAGGGGTGGacctgggcaagagagaaagGTTTAAGGAGCAGGGAGCCAGGTAGATCTTCCCTGAGGCATCTCTTACCCAAGAAGCCAGCCCCCACCCTCCACACCCTGCCTCTCTGGAGCTAAAGGCTGAGACAAAGCAGATCCTCTGGATAGCCCCTGGCGGGAGGGAAGGGGGCGTCAGATTACCGGCTCTGCCAGGCTCCACGCTGGGCTCAGGGGCTGGGTTACCCTGGAAACCTAACCCCTTGAATGCAGAGCTGGCTACCCCCAGGGCTCACCCATTGCTGGGTGACACCAGGTGTAGGCAGCGGTCGCCCACAGGGATGGGACTGGAGGTGCAGAGGCCTACAGAGCCATCAGGAATGGGTTCAGAGCCACCTGCACCTGCAGGTGCGCCTCCCTCCTGCCTAGATGCCAGTCCCCGCTTGCCTACTTACAGCcactgcccacccccacccccgagCCCCACCCTGGCTTTCTCTGTCCCACACGACTGCCTCAGATGGACAGGCTGGGTGGGCAGTGGTGGGTGATGCTGCCTGAATCACCCTGGCAACAGCCTGCGCCTTACCCTGGCTTCCTTCCTAGGGGCCTCCCCTCTCCCCCGGGTCCTGTTTACCAGGAGATAAAGGGCCCCACGGGCTCCCGCCCACACCAACCCTGCTGTCATTTCCCTACGCACTGCAGGCCCTGGCCCTGGGCAGCCTCCCCCGCCTGCCAGCTCCTCCACCCGCCTTGCCCTCAGCTTCTCTGACTGTGGGTCCAACTCTGTGACTGCCTCCCCATGGGCCAGGCCCTATGCCAGGGCTCTGCCAAGCCATGCTGGCACCCTATAACCTTCGGGAGCTGGGGAGGCAGCTCAGGTGAGGAGAGGGACCAGCCTGGGAGTCCCTGCCACACCTTCTTGCCTCAGGACCACGTTGTTAAGAGCAGCAGCAATGAGGCCTGGAGGCTGTGTCACCCTCCCCTGGAGGCGAGTCATTAGGACACCCTGGGGCCCACAAACCACAGTTCCCCTTGCTTCCCTCTTGGTTGGGGAAAGATTAAAGAGCCAAGCTGGGGCACAACCTTTGTGCCCTGTACTCAGGGAAAAGGGACAGGCTCAGAGGAGCATAGGCAGATATGAGGCCCGTTAACGGTCTGCTGTCACCATGCATGTGTGTGGCAGGTGTCTGCCTCCTCTCCAGACCCTGCAACCTCCTAGGAGTCAAGGAGGGTGTCCATCATTGCTGAAGTCCAGGCCTGGGGAGGCGGACAGCCTGAAGGCTGGGAGCGCTGCATGGCTGAGACCCTGGGCTGCCCCCAAGGGTCTGCCTCCCTGGGCAGATCCTCAGCAGGTGCTTGACCGAGGGCCACAGTTTGAGCGCTGGCAGAGCTGCTTCACAGGCTAGATAGGAAATTGGGCCCCAAACCCTTCTCCAGGGTCCATTTTGCGTTGGTCTAAGAGGCCGTCCTGGGCTTGACCTTGGGTTGCCAGGATGATGCCCACACCTGCTGTCCTTCCTCTCTGGTTCCCTGcccacctccttccttccctgcagATTCCACTTCCTGGGTCCTTCCCTCAAGTTCCTGGACCCCCGCTGGCTGCAAAGTGGAGGCCAGGTTCCAATCTGGCCTCAGACTGGCTACGTCTGGTTTCACCAGGGGTTTAAGACAGATTTTCTACATGTGACAACGAGTCACATGGGTCACATCTGGGTTCACATAAGAGCCCAGATTCCCAGCTTCTCTTGAGGCCTCCAAAGACCTGGTCCTACTGGGTCACCACAGAAACAGTGACAGCCCCTCGACAAGGCAGGCCTAAGTCACCCCATACTCATACCTCACAGGATCCTTAGGCTTCCATCCCCTAGGGGCTGGGCTCTTGAATCTAAGTGCTCCCCTTCTTTGCTCTCCTGTTCCCCAGGCCCTCAGAGAGCCAGCCTCCTGGATGCCCCCCAGACACAGTGGGTGCCATGGAGCCAGTGCCTCTCCCTCACTCTGCTGTCCTGGAGCCTGGCTCCCTGTGGTAAGCCAGGCTTGCAGAGGTGGCTCCTGACATCAATCCGCGGGTATGTGGCTGCTGTGGGAGGCACACACTGGCTCAGGACAAAGGGCAAGGGCTCACGGCTCTACCCACGACTCGAAGAGCATGCCCCAGCCCTTCAGATATGGCCCCACCTAGGCCTTCATGCCAGTGTGCTTTTATAGTCACCCGGCCAAGGACCCAGAATGTCCttccccaggtgacacaccctacCTACAGAGAATTCTGCCCCAGCCATGCCTGCCCTTGATAATATACCCCGCCAGCACGGCCTCTGCCCAGCCATCCCTCCCGTGTCAGGCAGGCTCCCCGCAGAGTCCCTGGGTGATGCCTCTCTGGCCCTGGAGCCCCAAGGCCAGCCCAGGCCTCTGCCCTGACAGAACAAGTGCGGCAGGCGGGCGTGCTGGCAGAGCTCGGCGTGGGTAGATGGAGCTCGGAGGGTCCGGAAGGGTCCAGGTCCCCTCGCCCTCCTCCGCAGCCTCTCTGGGATGGCGCTCCGGGACAGGGAAACAGGGAAGCAGGTGGCGGGGAGGCCGAGGGGCAGCTGGACTCAGCCCGCTTAGGCCtccagcaggcaggcaggcaggaggccACTCTCCCGGAACCTCCAGGCCGGGGGAAGAGCGCCTCCGAGGGCTCAGGCCCTACTCGGCCCCACCATCGCCAAGACCGGCCAGCGGGGCGGCGGGGGGGGATCGGTCCGCACCCTCCGCCTGCAAGAGCGCTGGGCGGACGCGGAGGGCCCCCGGGAAGCTCGGGGTGCGGGGGACGGGCTGGGGCCGCACGGGAGCGCAGGGCAGCAGGGGCCGGGCTGGCTCAGgacgcctccctccctccctcccccctcccacagGCCGGATGCTGCCGAGGCGTTCGGGCGCCGAAGGGAGTCCCAGGACCGGGTGTCACGCCGGGGTCGCCCAGGCCGGCGCGGGGCAGCAGGCAGCAGGGTGGGGGGGTGCCTGACCGCCTAGCGGTGCCCCCGCGCCTGTGTCCCTCACGCCGCCCCAGCTCCTGCCCAGGTGGCTGTGGCTGGCGTTCCGGgacctctgtgaccttgggtcTCCGCCCCTCTCCGAGAACCCCACGGGTCCCCAGCTCAGCGTCGGGACAGCTGCGCCCGCGGAGTCCGGTCCGGAGCACCCACGGGCGCGGCCGGCGCTGGGCGGGCAGGCGCAGCCCGGGCCGGAGGAGAATGCGGCGGCTCCAGCAGCAAACaagtgggggagggtgggaggggcgtCCTCCGCGCCGCCCGGGCGGGGAAGGGGCGCCTGCGTCGGCTTCCGGCCGCCTTCCGCGGCCACCGCCGGGCCCGCTCCCGCCGCCGACGCCCAGGTGCGCCAGGTGCGGGCCGGGCGGGGGTCGCGCTCACCTTTCTGGCCGCTGAGTGCCGCGTACCAGGACAGCGAGAGGAAGGCGCACAGGCAGAAGAGCAGCAGCGTCAGGAAGGTGCCATTGCGAAGCCTCATCTCCTCGGGTGCGCGGCGGGCGCCCGCGGGGCCGAGGCTGCATGGCCCGGGGGACCGGGGCCGGGGCGCAGGGCTCGGAAGGCGGCGGCGGCAGGGGCCCCGGCCccggggcggggaggggcggggggcCCGGGGCCGGGCGGGGACCGGGCCAGGGAGCGCGCCGGCCGCCCCTCAGGGCGCAAGCTTTGTGCCCTGTACTCAGGGAAAAGGAACAGGCTCAGAAGGGCAGAGGCAGATATCAGGCTCACTGCAGATATCAGGGGCGCGGGACACTGGCGGCCTCGCCTCCGCGgcagggccgggccgggccgggctgggctgggctgggtggcGAGAGCCGCGGCCCGGCCTGGATCTGGGGCCTGGATCTGGGGCCGCCGCGGAGTCGACGGCGCAGGGCGGGGCGGCCCGGATTTAAAGGGACCGCAGCACCGCCGTCGCCGGCGCCGCGAGGGGGCGGGGTGGAGGCCGGCGGCCGGGATCCCGACCGGTTCCCGCAGCCCCTCGTGGGCTCGTGCGAGTCGGCCTCAGGTAAGGCTGGAGTGGGAGTGCAGGTCGACCGCAGCCGGGGCGgggggcgggcggcgggcggtGGGGGCGGCGCTCCGGGACCCCGGTACCCTTCTCAGCAACATCTCCTCCGCGCGCGGACCCCGACCCCACTCGCACGTTCTCGGGGCTCTTTCCCGGGCGTGAGGGGCTCTGGGTGGCGCGGGGGACTGGGCGGTTGAAGCCGGGAGCGACCGCTGCCTTCGCTGCCGCCCAGGGCGCTTCCCCGCTCAGGAGCTTCCTCTGGGCCTCTGGACGGAGGCGCGCAGGGGCCCGGGAGGCGGGAACAATGGGCCTTTCTAGGCGGTATCAGGGCGGATGCTCGTGGATGCAGAGCAGTGACCAGCCCAGAACCGTACCGGCTTCCCGGGGGCCCGAGCGCACCGCTAACGGGAGCAACGGGCCCTGCCGCCGGTGGTGTAGGGGCCACCTCGCCCCGCCCAGCCCAGCCCGATATTGATGGGGGCCCACGCcttcattgttttttttgtttgttttttttttttttgagacggagtctcgctctgttgcccaggctgcagtgcagtggtgcgatctcggctcactgcaacctccgcctcccgggttcaagtgattctcctgccccagcctcccgagtagctgggactacaggcggccgccaccacacctggctaatttttgtattttcagtagacacaagatttcaccgtattggccaggctggtctcgaactcctgaccttgtgatccgcccgcctcggcctcacaaagtgctgggattacaggcgtgagccaccacgcacggccCATTCGCGTTCTAATTTCAGGCGTTCCTCAATCCTCTGTGGAACCAGGAAGGGCGCAAATTATAAAGGGACTGGCCCAGCGCCGCCTCTGGGCAGGCTTTGGGCAGCGCCTGGCCCGCTGCCGGCTTGGACCTCCCAGTCCTAGGGGCCCGGTTCccggtggaggctgcagggatcTCTGCCCCGCCCGCCCGGGGGAGGCCCGAGGGGCTGGACTCAGACTGAGATTGAATGCGGCTTTGTCTTCCTAGTTCAGCCCCAGCCCACACCTGGGGCTGAGTGGAATCGGGAGCTTCGAGGGGTCTGGACAGAGAGATTGATGCCAAGAAGGGGGTGGCCGAGCCAGAGGTTGAAGTGGGCTGGATCCTGAGGCCCCCTGTTAAAGGACAGGGCTCCCCACTCAGTGCTCCTGGAACTTTCCGAACTAGAGACTGGGGCTTATAGGAGCCTTCTAGAGGAAACTGTCGTGTTTTCACAGGTGTCTTCTATTTGTGGCAAAGGATAATGGCTTTTCACTTAGAAAAGGGCCTTAGAAATTGTTAATGAGTTACTTAATGTTAAAACTTAGTCAcccagaggccgggcgcggtggctcatgcctgtaatcccagcactttgggaggccgaggcaggcgaatcacgaggtcaggagatcgagaccatcctggctaacacggtgaaaccccgtctctactaaaaaatacaaaaaattagccgggtgtggtggcggctgcctgtagtcccagctactcgggaggctgaggcaggagaatggcgtgaacctgggaggcggagcttgcagtgagccgagatcgcaccactgcactccagcctgggcgacagagcgagactccgtctcaaaaaaaaaaaaaaaaaaaaaaaaagaggtccagGAGAAACTCCCACACCTGCCTAAGCACTGGAAGAACTGGGTAGAGCCACAGAAGCTCCGCAGGGGGGAGGAGCATGCAGGGGGAGGGGCTATGCAGGGGGAGGAGCTTGGTCTCTTGTTCCGGGGTGGAACTTGGGATTCTATCTCGGAGGCGAGAAACCAGCTAGCGGGACTCTCTCTCGCTTTActgagagtccctgtttccctttttttccttcttgcccaataaattccatttttctcacccttcaaagtgtctgcgaGATTAATCTCTCATGGCCGCTGCACAAGAACCTggcttttagctgaactaaggagaaagtcctacAACAGTTTGGCGTGCAACATGGGGCTTGAGAAAGGGTGAGTGAGATGCAAACCAAGAAATTTCTTTCCTCTCTAAGCCTATTTATCTTCGGACTtctgagggagaggggaggggaaaccGTGACCCCACCCCCTTGGTCTCCATGGCCTTTTCCTTACTTCTGGACGGATGGGCGAACGGCggttctctgtcacccaggctggagtgcggtggctccatctcggctcactgcaagctctgctttgcgggttcacaccattctcctgcctcagcctcccgagtagctgggactacaggcacccaccaccgcgcttggctgattttttgtatttttagtagagacggggtttcaccgtgttagccaggatggtctcgatctcctgacctcgtgatcctcccgccttggcctcccaaagtgctgggattacaggcgtgagccaccgcgcccgcccctCCATGAAGAAagtttttctaaatgaaaaatgtttaggACGCTTAGGAGAGAAAGAACAGATTAAGGAATGATCTCCACCGCACAGACCTCAAGGCTGTTATGCATGCAGGGCACAGTTCCAGTGCAGATGTCCGCAGGGACGGCATGAGGGCCCCCACTGGGTGCCTCGGGCTCCTTCCAGGGCAGCAGTTGAAGCGGGTCGTACTGCAGGCCTGCAGAAAGGCTGGGGTTCCTCTCCTTTTCGGGTTCCTTCCTGATGGAATCCTCGGTTTTCAGCGGTTCCTTCCTGATGGAATCCTAGGTTTTCAGCAGCTTCCGGAGGCCGCCTGGACTGCAGAAGGCGCCCTGGGCGTGTGTACTTCCACCTCCGCAGGCGCTGGCATCTCCAGGCTGCTTCAGGCCGCTTTGGACCTCACCATCGGTAGCATCTGCGTCTTCTTGAGGTGACCGGAGCCCATCTATGGTTTCAGCCATTGACTTCTGGACATGGAAGTGTCGAGGCCATTTTTGGCCCCTCTCATATCCGGGAAGGGCTCCATGCCCAGTAGAGGCGCAGTGCAGCAGCCAGCTCGCAGCAGCGCTCCCGTAGAGCTGATGGCATTGGCAGGAGTGGCGGCTCGGCACAGGGAAGTTCTCCAGTGCCCAGGCCCAGGCTTGCTCTCGGTTTAGGTCCCATGGCACGTGGGGCTCTGGACCTGCCTGCCTCCAAGACAGCTCTTCCAAGGTTGATGGTTGGAActccacagcctcagcctcccaaagcttgACCAGGCCCAGCCATAGCTAGTCTAGGAAAAGAGCAAATGGCcgtgtttttatattttgacgTTTGCatttcaatattaatttttttggcaATGTAATGCATTCAAAACAtggttcccccccccccccccccaaaaaaaagaaaaagaaaaaagcatgtttCTAACCAGGGGTCCTTCATCTTCTGCAGATGCCAAGGGTGTCCCTGGCACAGTAAAAGTTTGGAAGCCCTGTCCTAAAGCCTCACCTCACCTGGCAGCTGGGTGTTTCATTCATAGCAAATGTTCTGTATATTCACCATGTACCAAACACACATGTCACTAATGATACAGACACATGTGCACTGACATTGACCTCCTCACTGTCTTACTATAGTCCCATCCACAGCCACCTTATCAGAGTCCATGGGACTCTGACAACTTGTAATGGGAAAATTAACTGTGCCTGTAAGGGTGGACGGCCTGGGTAGCGGGAGGTGGTTCGTGAGTACCAGGAAAGCTGGCCCTGGGGCAGACCTGGGCAGGGCAGAGCACAGCTTGCAGGACCTAGTACACAGTGTTGGGAATTGAATTTGGGTTTTGACCTTTGAAGCTGTGCATAAAGTCTAAAACAAGAAGAGGAATGGAGGCTGGggttgtatttgtattttaaaatgagcatttGCCATACAAAGCCAGgagcttcagaccagcctggttaacacagcgagaccctccTCTCTgtgagaaattaaaaacaaacaataataaaagccaggcatgttggcatgtgcctgtagtcctggctgctcagggggtgaggtgggaggatcacttgactcctgggttacagtgagctctgaATGCCACTGCAcgtcagcctgggccacagagtgagaccttttctcaaaataaaataaaataaaatataaccttTTGGGCAGGCATGGAAAGGGGCTGGAGAGAATAAGAGGAAACAGAGGTAAGCCCCCTCCCTGGGAGCACAAGGGACTCATCACCAGACATGGCACCACAGGCAAACAGACACTGTCACAAAACTAGCATATTATCTTTCCTAGAAGTCCTTTGTTTTCCCCAAGTGCCCTTTCCCCCAACCTTTTGTTGGTTTACGAGCTCTCAATTCTAACCTCCTAGTACACGAATAAAAATGTCTATCGGGgtagtggtgtgagcctgtagtcccaggtacttgagaggcagaggtgggaggatcctctgACCATAAgagttcctgaccagcctgggcaatactgactccatctcaaacaaaaaacaaaaagctatacAACTCCGTTTCTCTTGCTAATT
Proteins encoded in this window:
- the MGAT4B gene encoding alpha-1,3-mannosyl-glycoprotein 4-beta-N-acetylglucosaminyltransferase B, with the protein product MRLRNGTFLTLLLFCLCAFLSLSWYAALSGQKGDVVDVYQREFLALRDRLHAAEQESLKRSKELNLVLDEIKRAVSERQALRDGDGNRTWGRLTEDPRLKPWNGSHRHVLHLPTVFHHLPHLLAKESSLQPAVRVGQGRTGVSVVMGIPSVRREVHSYLTDTLHSLISELSPQEKEDSVIVVLIAETDSQYTSAVTENIKALFPTEIHSGLLEVISPSPHFYPDFSRLRESFGDPKERVRWRTKQNLDYCFLMMYAQSKGIYYVQLEDDIVAKPNYLSTMKNFALQQPSEDWMILEFSQLGFIGKMFKSLDLSLIVEFILMFYRDKPIDWLLDHILWVKVCNPEKDAKHCDRQKANLRIRFKPSLFQHVGTHSSLAGKIQKLKDKDFGKQALRKEHVNPPAEVSTSLKTYQHFTLEKAYLREDFFWAFTPAAGDFIRFRFFQPLRLERFFFRSGNIEHPEDKLFNTSVEVLPFDNPQSDKEALQEGRTATLRYPRSPDGYLQIGSFYKGVAEGEVDPAFGPLEALRLSIQTDSPVWVILSEIFLKKAD